The following coding sequences are from one Patescibacteria group bacterium window:
- a CDS encoding YerC/YecD family TrpR-related protein, with the protein MPTWDTPQTQDLFQTLLRVRNLAEMKKFLRDLLTPAEITEFSRRWKAAQMLDQGIPYTQIVAKTGLSSTTVARVQRWLTKGLGGYQLMLSQKKHHATHSRSRLTEA; encoded by the coding sequence ATGCCCACCTGGGACACCCCACAAACGCAAGACCTCTTCCAAACGCTCCTCCGGGTGCGAAATCTTGCGGAAATGAAAAAATTCCTCCGTGATCTCCTCACGCCTGCTGAGATTACTGAGTTTAGCCGTCGGTGGAAAGCCGCGCAAATGCTTGATCAAGGTATCCCCTATACCCAAATCGTTGCAAAGACTGGCCTGAGCTCCACAACCGTCGCCCGAGTGCAGCGCTGGCTAACCAAAGGTTTGGGTGGGTACCAACTCATGCTGTCCCAAAAAAAGCATCATGCAACTCATTCCAGATCTCGTTTGACAGAGGCTTGA